Proteins encoded in a region of the Paenibacillus sp. E222 genome:
- a CDS encoding hydrolase — MENLNKAEAEQISAEKTALVVIDLQKGIVNSPLQAPRTGEQVVENAAKLAEAFTEKGAFVVLVKVSSVDGKDMLKPKTDMERGAIQFSADWDQFVPEMTAHTPYHTVSKRQWGAFFGTDLDLQLRRRGIDTIVLCGVSTSIGVDTTAREAYQHGYQQIFVEDAMTAATKEEHDYVCKTIFPRLGRIRSSEEVVTALK, encoded by the coding sequence ATGGAAAACTTGAACAAAGCAGAAGCTGAACAAATTTCAGCTGAAAAAACAGCGTTGGTTGTGATTGATTTGCAAAAGGGGATTGTGAATAGCCCGCTGCAGGCTCCACGCACAGGTGAGCAGGTGGTGGAGAATGCAGCCAAGTTAGCAGAGGCTTTTACGGAAAAGGGAGCCTTTGTCGTGCTTGTAAAAGTATCGTCCGTTGATGGAAAAGACATGTTAAAGCCAAAGACGGATATGGAACGGGGAGCGATTCAGTTTAGCGCAGACTGGGATCAATTTGTGCCTGAAATGACTGCCCATACTCCTTATCATACGGTTTCCAAGCGTCAATGGGGTGCTTTCTTTGGTACGGATCTTGATCTACAGTTGCGCCGTCGGGGAATAGATACCATTGTATTATGTGGTGTTTCCACGTCAATCGGCGTGGATACTACAGCCAGAGAAGCTTATCAGCATGGTTATCAACAGATTTTCGTAGAAGATGCAATGACAGCTGCTACCAAGGAAGAGCATGACTACGTTTGTAAAACCATTTTCCCCAGATTGGGTCGGATTCGCTCCAGTGAAGAAGTGGTTACGGCACTGAAATAA
- a CDS encoding multidrug efflux MFS transporter: protein MPLWKRNLIVCWFGMFVTGVGMSQIAPILPLYIKQLGVNDSAAIAQFSGIAFGITFVLSAIFSPIWGAAADRWGRKPMLLRASLGMAVVVGCMGFSTNVYMLIGLRLLQGAITGYSTACTTLIATQTDSKHAGYALGTLSTANIAGSLIGPTIGGFIGVNWGLQNSFFITGGLMMVAFITTALFVKESFTREDKVVLGLREVWRKVPEKSLTIHLFVTFFVLTVALYSVEPIITVYITQLSGNTSHVALLAGIVFSASGLANLIAAPRMGKLSDRIGAQKVILAALLAAGVLFIAQAFVTSPWQLMGLRFLLGLAAAGLIPSVNTLIKKITPASLTGRMFGFNMSAGYLGVFGGAVLGGQVAAWMGIRYVFLITSALIWINAGWVYFKVYRKLETNGREDHGKLEQSRS from the coding sequence ATGCCGCTGTGGAAAAGAAATTTGATTGTATGCTGGTTCGGAATGTTTGTGACCGGAGTAGGCATGAGTCAGATCGCACCGATTTTGCCGCTGTACATCAAGCAGCTTGGTGTGAATGACTCAGCAGCGATTGCCCAATTCTCCGGAATTGCCTTTGGCATCACGTTTGTGCTTTCCGCCATTTTCTCCCCCATATGGGGAGCGGCTGCCGACCGATGGGGAAGAAAACCGATGCTGCTTCGAGCCAGTTTGGGCATGGCTGTAGTGGTAGGTTGTATGGGGTTCTCAACGAATGTGTACATGCTCATTGGACTTCGGCTGCTACAGGGTGCCATCACAGGATATAGCACCGCCTGTACAACGCTGATAGCGACCCAAACCGATTCCAAACATGCGGGCTATGCTTTGGGCACACTTTCAACCGCCAACATCGCAGGTTCCTTGATCGGTCCAACAATTGGTGGGTTCATTGGGGTAAATTGGGGCCTCCAGAATTCGTTTTTTATAACGGGTGGTCTGATGATGGTCGCCTTTATTACGACCGCTCTATTTGTGAAGGAATCGTTCACGCGAGAGGACAAGGTGGTGCTTGGCCTCAGGGAAGTCTGGCGAAAAGTGCCCGAGAAAAGTCTGACGATTCACTTGTTTGTTACTTTTTTTGTACTCACTGTGGCCTTATATTCGGTGGAGCCTATCATTACCGTGTATATTACGCAGCTTTCCGGTAACACTTCGCATGTTGCTCTGTTGGCCGGAATTGTGTTCTCGGCATCAGGACTCGCCAATCTCATTGCGGCACCAAGAATGGGCAAGCTATCGGACCGAATAGGTGCGCAGAAAGTAATACTGGCTGCTCTTCTAGCTGCCGGAGTTCTCTTCATAGCGCAGGCTTTTGTAACGAGTCCGTGGCAATTGATGGGTCTGCGTTTTTTATTGGGATTGGCAGCAGCCGGACTGATTCCTTCGGTGAATACGCTGATCAAAAAAATTACACCGGCTTCCCTGACAGGTAGAATGTTTGGTTTTAATATGTCAGCAGGATATCTGGGTGTATTCGGCGGTGCCGTTTTGGGTGGACAAGTGGCCGCCTGGATGGGAATACGATATGTGTTTCTCATTACCAGTGCATTGATATGGATCAATGCTGGCTGGGTGTATTTTAAGGTATACAGAAAACTTGAAACAAATGGGAGAGAAGATCATGGAAAACTTGAACAAAGCAGAAGCTGA
- a CDS encoding AraC family transcriptional regulator, which produces MNIDQLFFHILYCNSRKPNELRTFSNKGVRTLQHHELIFITGGKAEITIDRKRHTIQEGVLIYLQPDVPHLIEIDLKNPISFFSVHFSYVRIEQNDNIWTVNEDVEMFPLPAVQQLQDYYQLEEVFKHMVDTWYTKLPGYEFSTKSLLQQLIIAIGQNIKKRHRNYATSLKVEKIINYMNQHLHRKVTLTELSELVQLSAPYLSRAFKEITGYSIIEFFNKLKMDKAKEMILEGNNKVKEVAQLLGYTDEFYFSRLFKQLEGMSPSEFYSKNVHGV; this is translated from the coding sequence ATGAATATAGATCAGCTCTTTTTCCATATTTTATACTGCAACTCAAGGAAACCGAATGAACTTCGGACATTTTCAAATAAAGGGGTGAGGACGCTCCAACATCACGAACTCATTTTTATTACAGGTGGCAAAGCGGAAATTACCATTGATAGGAAAAGACATACCATTCAGGAAGGCGTCCTGATCTACCTTCAGCCGGATGTCCCTCACTTGATAGAGATTGACCTTAAGAATCCCATAAGTTTTTTTTCGGTTCACTTCAGTTATGTCCGGATCGAGCAGAATGACAATATATGGACTGTAAACGAGGACGTTGAGATGTTTCCCTTGCCCGCTGTCCAGCAATTACAGGACTATTATCAATTGGAAGAAGTATTTAAACATATGGTAGACACCTGGTATACGAAATTACCGGGTTATGAGTTTAGCACCAAGTCCTTACTACAGCAATTGATTATCGCGATCGGCCAAAATATAAAAAAACGTCATCGTAATTACGCCACATCCTTGAAAGTGGAAAAGATCATTAACTATATGAATCAACATCTGCATCGTAAAGTCACCTTGACCGAATTATCTGAGCTGGTGCAGCTATCTGCCCCGTATTTATCAAGAGCCTTCAAAGAGATTACAGGATATTCCATCATCGAATTTTTTAACAAACTGAAGATGGATAAGGCGAAAGAGATGATCCTGGAAGGAAACAACAAAGTGAAAGAGGTGGCGCAGTTACTTGGTTACACGGATGAGTTTTATTTCAGTAGGCTTTTTAAACAATTGGAAGGAATGAGTCCATCGGAATTTTACAGCAAAAATGTCCATGGAGTTTAA
- a CDS encoding RICIN domain-containing protein: protein MGRERLLKKRKIVSTLVLFSFLIALLPGTTTNAATNWNLVWSDEFNGSSLNTSNWSAEIGTGSGGWGNNELQYYTNRTENLQVTGGNLVITARKENYNGSSYTSARIKTQGLKDFTYGKVEARIKLPSGQGLWPAFWMLGSNINSVGWPKSGEIDIMERVNNNAFVNGTVHWDANGHADYGKISENLDFSQFHVYSIEWDSKYIRWFVDGKQFNEFYIENGTGNTEEFQRPFFLLLNMAVGGNWPGSPNNATPFPSQMLVDYVRVYQAASTPNIVSGGLYTIGSKASGKVLDIVDVSTASGAKVQQWTNYSASNQTFRVDSTGDGFYKLTAVHSGKVLDVPNSTASPGVQLQQWDDNGSNAQRWSIQDAGNGYYKIISKVNGLAVDVSSSSTADGAAIQQWNDNGTDAQRWSFNKLN, encoded by the coding sequence ATGGGGAGGGAAAGATTGTTGAAAAAAAGAAAAATCGTAAGTACGCTGGTGTTGTTCAGTTTCCTAATCGCTTTGCTGCCTGGCACGACGACCAACGCAGCGACCAACTGGAATTTGGTATGGAGTGACGAATTCAATGGAAGTTCTCTGAATACGTCGAATTGGTCTGCAGAGATTGGTACCGGCAGCGGTGGATGGGGAAATAATGAATTGCAGTACTATACGAATCGCACCGAGAACCTGCAAGTTACAGGTGGCAATCTGGTCATCACTGCACGTAAAGAAAATTACAATGGCAGCAGCTATACCTCCGCACGAATCAAAACCCAAGGTTTGAAGGATTTTACTTACGGGAAGGTTGAGGCACGCATCAAGCTGCCGTCCGGTCAGGGGCTGTGGCCTGCTTTTTGGATGCTGGGAAGTAATATTAATTCTGTCGGCTGGCCCAAGAGCGGAGAGATTGACATTATGGAGCGGGTCAACAACAATGCTTTTGTAAACGGTACCGTGCACTGGGATGCTAACGGGCATGCCGATTATGGAAAGATATCGGAGAATCTTGATTTTTCCCAATTTCATGTGTACAGCATCGAATGGGATTCCAAATATATAAGATGGTTTGTGGATGGCAAACAATTCAATGAGTTTTACATCGAAAATGGAACAGGCAACACCGAGGAGTTCCAGCGTCCGTTTTTCCTCCTGTTGAATATGGCTGTGGGCGGGAATTGGCCTGGAAGCCCTAATAATGCAACACCTTTCCCATCACAAATGCTGGTGGATTATGTGCGGGTATATCAAGCAGCGAGTACACCGAACATTGTCAGCGGAGGCCTCTATACGATCGGTTCCAAAGCAAGCGGTAAAGTGTTGGATATCGTGGATGTATCTACGGCAAGCGGAGCCAAAGTACAACAATGGACCAACTATAGTGCGAGTAACCAAACGTTCAGGGTCGACAGCACTGGAGATGGTTTCTATAAACTCACGGCTGTTCACAGCGGAAAAGTTCTGGATGTGCCTAACTCAACAGCATCACCCGGCGTACAGCTCCAGCAATGGGATGATAACGGCTCTAACGCCCAAAGGTGGAGCATCCAGGATGCGGGTAACGGTTACTACAAAATCATTTCCAAGGTGAATGGCTTGGCAGTAGATGTGTCGAGCTCTTCAACGGCGGATGGGGCTGCGATCCAGCAATGGAATGATAATGGTACAGATGCACAACGATGGTCGTTTAACAAATTGAATTAA
- a CDS encoding carbohydrate deacetylase produces the protein MSKQVIINADDFGLSPGVNEGIIQAYQAGGITSTSMMVNMPGFDHALSLARSLPDLGIGLHFNLTYGRPVSDPALVPSLVNPDGSFHHGQCGLIRDFADIAKELDAQWNVLVQAFLSPTHLDSHQLLHQNDPIIFKIMAKKAIRENIPLRRSQVRHASPDMPAPRMTDTILLDTYGDHEGLQRMLQHLSTLPDGITEIVCHPGYVDDALREISNWLDIREHELAVFVSQDVPRTIQALGIVPINYRALMETTEEPCELPPIQMTSPLKPIEKRRPRHMRQRLLKRQRMAKVRRLSKKRRMLRRSSSTRKRV, from the coding sequence ATGAGCAAGCAAGTGATCATTAATGCGGATGATTTCGGGCTGTCTCCCGGCGTTAATGAGGGAATTATTCAAGCGTATCAGGCGGGTGGAATTACGAGTACCTCGATGATGGTGAATATGCCGGGCTTTGATCATGCACTGAGTTTAGCCAGGTCACTGCCGGACCTCGGAATCGGTTTGCATTTTAACCTGACTTACGGGAGACCCGTGTCCGATCCGGCCCTTGTGCCTTCTTTGGTGAATCCTGACGGTTCTTTTCATCATGGCCAGTGTGGTTTAATACGAGACTTCGCTGATATTGCCAAAGAACTCGATGCTCAATGGAACGTTTTGGTTCAAGCGTTTCTTTCACCCACACATCTCGATTCCCACCAGCTGCTGCATCAGAACGATCCCATCATATTCAAAATCATGGCGAAGAAAGCCATCCGTGAAAACATCCCGCTTCGGAGATCACAAGTCCGGCACGCAAGCCCTGATATGCCAGCCCCTCGGATGACGGATACGATTCTGTTGGATACTTATGGAGATCATGAGGGTTTGCAGCGAATGCTTCAACATTTATCTACGCTCCCAGATGGCATAACCGAGATTGTATGTCATCCGGGATATGTCGATGATGCTCTGCGTGAAATCTCCAACTGGCTGGACATTCGCGAGCATGAGCTTGCCGTGTTTGTCAGTCAGGATGTTCCCCGAACGATACAGGCGTTGGGCATTGTGCCAATAAACTACAGAGCGTTGATGGAAACTACGGAAGAACCATGCGAACTGCCACCAATACAAATGACATCCCCTCTCAAACCAATAGAAAAAAGGCGGCCTCGTCATATGCGGCAGCGCTTATTGAAGCGGCAGCGTATGGCGAAGGTACGTCGTCTGTCCAAAAAGCGAAGAATGCTCCGTCGATCTTCTTCAACCCGCAAACGAGTGTAA
- a CDS encoding alpha-L-fucosidase, whose protein sequence is MLDKNEYLQQIDKTIAEGKYKDNWNSLSAFEVPEWYKNAKFGIFIHWGLYSIPAYDSEWYSRNMYIEGSKAYEHHLAVYGHPKAFGYKDFIPMFRAEKFDADEWATLFKQAGARYVMPVAEHHDGFQMYKSSISHYNTYEMGPKRDLLGEMKVAYEKQGLTLCVSSHRAEHWFFMSHGKKFDSDVKEPLKRGDFYWPAMPEPDHQDIYGSPPTDEYLEDWLIRCCELVDQYQPSVFYFDWWIQTAAFKPYLKKFSAYYYNKGEEWGIPVAINYKHDAFMLGCAVPDVERGQFADLKPYFWQTDTAVAKNSWCYTENNNYKTADEIIRDLVDIVSKNGSLLLNIGPKADGSIPDEDRDILLAIGQWLKVNGEAIYDTTFWRTYGEGPTEVKEGQFTDGETKIFTSEDIRFTVKESCLYATVMAYPENGIVHIRSLKENSHHFHGLIRDIQVLGFEEQPEWSRTEESLTITTRNVHSGSPVVFKIELD, encoded by the coding sequence ATGCTGGACAAAAATGAATATTTGCAGCAGATCGACAAAACGATTGCCGAAGGTAAGTATAAGGACAACTGGAATTCACTTAGCGCATTCGAGGTTCCCGAGTGGTACAAGAACGCCAAGTTCGGTATTTTCATACATTGGGGTCTTTACTCGATCCCTGCTTATGACAGTGAATGGTATTCACGAAATATGTATATCGAGGGCTCCAAAGCGTATGAGCATCACCTTGCTGTCTATGGTCATCCCAAGGCGTTTGGCTATAAGGATTTCATTCCGATGTTCCGCGCCGAGAAGTTTGACGCAGACGAGTGGGCAACACTTTTCAAGCAAGCAGGAGCCCGATATGTGATGCCTGTTGCGGAGCACCATGATGGCTTTCAAATGTACAAAAGCTCCATCTCTCACTATAACACATATGAAATGGGACCCAAACGGGATTTGCTGGGTGAGATGAAGGTCGCGTATGAGAAGCAGGGACTTACCTTGTGTGTCTCGTCACACCGTGCTGAACATTGGTTTTTCATGTCCCATGGAAAAAAATTTGATTCAGATGTTAAGGAGCCGCTCAAACGCGGTGATTTCTACTGGCCTGCCATGCCAGAACCGGATCATCAGGACATATACGGCTCACCTCCAACGGATGAATATCTGGAAGATTGGCTGATTCGTTGCTGTGAACTGGTGGATCAATACCAGCCGAGCGTTTTTTATTTTGACTGGTGGATCCAGACGGCAGCGTTCAAACCTTACTTGAAAAAGTTCAGCGCCTACTACTATAACAAAGGTGAAGAGTGGGGCATTCCGGTAGCGATTAACTATAAACATGATGCCTTTATGCTCGGCTGTGCCGTTCCCGATGTGGAGCGTGGACAATTCGCCGATCTGAAACCGTATTTCTGGCAAACGGATACGGCTGTCGCCAAAAATTCCTGGTGTTATACAGAAAACAACAACTATAAAACAGCGGATGAGATTATTAGGGATCTCGTCGATATCGTGAGTAAAAATGGCAGCCTGCTGCTGAATATCGGTCCAAAAGCAGATGGCAGCATCCCGGATGAAGACAGAGATATTTTGCTTGCCATAGGTCAATGGCTGAAAGTGAATGGCGAGGCGATCTATGACACGACGTTCTGGCGAACGTATGGGGAAGGGCCGACCGAGGTGAAGGAAGGACAATTTACAGATGGCGAGACCAAGATCTTTACAAGTGAGGACATTCGTTTCACTGTAAAAGAAAGCTGCCTTTATGCCACGGTTATGGCCTACCCGGAGAACGGGATTGTTCATATCCGTTCGTTGAAGGAAAACTCTCATCATTTCCATGGACTGATTAGGGACATTCAGGTATTGGGCTTCGAGGAACAACCGGAATGGAGCAGAACGGAAGAGTCCTTGACGATCACGACAAGGAACGTGCATAGCGGCTCACCCGTTGTATTTAAAATAGAGCTGGATTAA
- a CDS encoding AraC family transcriptional regulator: MNHQTLLTNYLSNLQIELFMVNFNRCDTDWRDIDYTPDYSKFYLICEGEGWLKIGDQEYYPAPGQLFLMPEGVTQSYSAISDRPFLKYWCHFSAKVGGINLFQILNFPHFCSSDRPELIQEIFNSILDYARSGEVYAHMMAKSKLIELLSHYIMHVDQEQISYINVPVVEKISAILAYIDSNIEENISVRDLAQIAYMHPNYFIRFFKQHIGVPPMHYIASKKMEKAKELLTCTPKTITAIAEHLGFSDLYYFSRQFKKHTGLNPTEYRKQIMV; this comes from the coding sequence ATGAATCATCAGACACTGCTCACAAACTACCTGTCCAATCTGCAAATTGAATTGTTCATGGTCAACTTCAATCGCTGCGATACGGATTGGCGGGACATCGATTACACACCCGATTACAGCAAATTTTATTTGATCTGTGAGGGCGAGGGCTGGCTCAAGATCGGCGATCAGGAGTATTATCCTGCACCGGGACAGCTTTTTTTGATGCCGGAAGGGGTCACGCAGTCTTATTCTGCCATCAGTGATCGTCCTTTTCTCAAGTACTGGTGTCATTTCAGCGCGAAGGTTGGAGGCATCAACCTATTTCAAATTTTGAACTTCCCCCACTTCTGTTCATCGGATCGGCCCGAGCTGATACAGGAAATATTCAACAGCATTCTTGATTACGCCCGATCCGGTGAAGTCTATGCGCATATGATGGCAAAAAGCAAATTAATAGAGTTGTTGTCCCACTACATTATGCATGTGGATCAGGAACAGATTAGTTATATCAATGTGCCTGTTGTGGAGAAAATATCTGCGATACTGGCCTATATTGATTCCAATATTGAAGAAAATATTTCTGTCCGGGATCTGGCTCAGATTGCATACATGCATCCCAATTATTTCATTCGTTTCTTCAAACAGCACATCGGTGTTCCACCCATGCACTACATTGCCAGCAAAAAAATGGAAAAGGCAAAAGAACTACTGACCTGTACGCCAAAAACAATTACTGCCATTGCAGAGCACCTTGGGTTTAGTGACTTATATTACTTCTCCAGGCAATTTAAAAAGCATACTGGTCTTAATCCAACGGAGTACCGCAAACAAATCATGGTCTGA
- a CDS encoding glycoside hydrolase family 99-like domain-containing protein produces the protein MKLIALHLPQFHRIVENDMWWGDGFTEWTNVKKTIPLYPGHLQPKKPLHQNYYDLTDPKVRKWQADTAKKYGIYGFCYYHYWFKGKRLLEKPFDEILESGEPDFPFCLSWANETWTRKWDGRESDILISQDYGEESDWKQHFDYLIRAFKDKRYIRVEGKPLFLIYRPASIPRCQEMIHYWRRLAIEHGLEGIHFVQTIGGFPTFNQPVFDASMEFEPHYTFAHGHMNGIWIELDIQGQKHIVVNYDKVWSSILERTPHRNGEVVYPGAFVNWDNTPRRSIDGQSTVGSTPEKFGLYLSRQITRARELNSSGFLFVNAWNEWAEGAYLEPDDDYGYAYLREVKRVVEQEAGKRSKI, from the coding sequence TTGAAGCTTATTGCATTACACTTACCTCAATTTCATCGGATTGTGGAGAATGACATGTGGTGGGGGGACGGGTTTACAGAATGGACCAATGTAAAAAAAACAATCCCCCTTTATCCAGGCCATCTGCAACCCAAAAAGCCATTGCATCAGAACTACTATGATTTAACGGACCCCAAAGTACGCAAATGGCAGGCTGACACGGCCAAAAAGTACGGAATATACGGATTCTGTTATTATCACTACTGGTTTAAAGGAAAACGATTGCTTGAAAAGCCGTTTGATGAGATTTTGGAAAGTGGGGAACCGGATTTCCCTTTTTGTTTGTCATGGGCTAATGAAACGTGGACACGCAAATGGGATGGACGCGAATCGGATATTCTTATTTCTCAGGACTACGGGGAAGAGAGTGACTGGAAACAACATTTCGACTATCTAATCAGAGCGTTTAAGGACAAACGATACATTCGTGTAGAGGGAAAACCGCTATTTCTGATTTATCGGCCTGCAAGCATACCTCGATGTCAGGAAATGATTCATTATTGGCGTAGGCTTGCGATAGAACACGGGCTGGAGGGTATTCATTTTGTGCAGACGATCGGTGGATTTCCTACCTTTAATCAACCTGTCTTTGACGCAAGCATGGAATTTGAGCCCCACTATACGTTTGCACATGGTCATATGAATGGAATCTGGATTGAACTGGACATCCAGGGGCAGAAGCACATTGTGGTGAACTACGATAAAGTGTGGTCATCCATTCTCGAAAGAACACCTCACCGAAACGGGGAAGTCGTATATCCTGGTGCATTTGTGAATTGGGACAATACACCGCGCCGATCGATTGATGGACAAAGTACAGTAGGGTCAACTCCTGAAAAATTCGGCTTGTATTTATCGCGACAGATAACGAGAGCCAGGGAATTGAACAGCAGTGGCTTCCTGTTTGTCAACGCATGGAATGAGTGGGCGGAAGGGGCGTACCTTGAACCCGATGACGATTATGGGTACGCCTACTTGAGAGAGGTCAAAAGAGTGGTTGAGCAAGAAGCGGGCAAGCGCAGCAAGATATGA
- a CDS encoding glycosyltransferase has product MPAKSPKSRRPVQHPNQVYLRQMNATLNRKLKSIRRHLVLQQSDLQQHLMKMIQDGKEQSMASEDNGNISDSPRVQYKQLKVLLITPSIERKGSANSILIEQSLRHLVQYVNEIKTIQSLADHTAGQDLDLILVLDGEDALSNQNLEALRTSSAKKAIWLSDQSDVKQMESIIPFFDYVFTQHSTQIPSDQHMGNVSCHAIPFPPNPAVFCPQVVGREYESDVYIIGDAHPGSCLFALATHAWLSDKRVRVEGQGWERFGAFVPVQPHEIPEKLYNGTKIVVQDNSSVRHIMEAAACGTFQLISASSSGPLNTDDFQRYATFEELVQKLGHYWDHVDQRRLAASRALSYMKYNQSYLHKSLQLMDIIFQ; this is encoded by the coding sequence ATGCCAGCCAAGTCCCCAAAGAGTCGGCGTCCTGTCCAGCATCCCAATCAGGTATACCTCAGACAAATGAACGCAACATTGAACCGAAAACTCAAATCAATCCGGCGTCATCTGGTGTTACAGCAATCGGATCTGCAACAGCATCTTATGAAAATGATTCAGGACGGTAAGGAACAGTCCATGGCTAGTGAAGACAATGGGAATATTTCGGATTCTCCCCGTGTTCAGTATAAACAGCTGAAGGTCCTCCTGATTACTCCTTCAATAGAACGAAAAGGTTCTGCGAACTCTATTCTGATTGAACAGAGCTTGAGGCATTTGGTTCAATATGTTAATGAAATCAAAACGATTCAGTCGTTGGCAGATCATACGGCGGGGCAGGATTTGGATTTGATTCTGGTACTGGATGGAGAAGATGCTCTGTCGAATCAGAATTTGGAGGCGTTGAGGACATCATCTGCCAAAAAGGCGATTTGGTTGTCGGACCAGTCGGATGTAAAACAGATGGAATCAATCATCCCTTTTTTTGATTATGTGTTTACACAGCATTCGACCCAGATTCCCTCGGATCAGCATATGGGGAATGTCTCATGCCATGCCATACCTTTTCCACCGAATCCCGCTGTGTTCTGTCCACAGGTGGTGGGAAGAGAATATGAATCCGATGTTTATATCATTGGGGATGCACACCCAGGCAGCTGCCTGTTTGCTCTTGCCACTCATGCGTGGTTATCGGATAAAAGAGTGCGAGTTGAAGGACAGGGGTGGGAGAGATTCGGTGCATTTGTGCCCGTGCAACCTCATGAAATTCCGGAAAAGTTATACAACGGCACCAAAATTGTTGTTCAGGACAACTCTTCCGTTAGACATATCATGGAAGCAGCTGCGTGCGGTACATTTCAACTTATTTCGGCTTCTTCAAGCGGCCCTTTGAACACGGATGATTTCCAACGCTATGCAACATTTGAAGAGCTTGTACAGAAGCTTGGACATTATTGGGACCATGTGGATCAACGAAGATTAGCTGCCTCCAGGGCACTTTCTTATATGAAGTACAATCAATCCTATCTTCATAAAAGTTTGCAGCTTATGGATATTATTTTCCAATGA
- a CDS encoding glycoside hydrolase family 30 beta sandwich domain-containing protein, translating into MTKLKMYKSTGEDALFVSVSQDQLKPQDSGKETTTILLDDQQTYQEMDGFGASFTDSSAYLINQILSEEQRAEVMTRLFHPEEGIGLSVIRNPMGASDYARTVYSYNDLPENQTDPGLSGFSIAHDEADVIPLTQKALELNPELKLFASPWSAPGWMKTSGSMITGQLKHEWYPAYADYFVKYIQAYASHGLPIHAVTPQNEALYEPGHYPGMLMPAEAQADFIKNHLKPALVRNDIQTKILCYDHNWDRPDYPLTVLDEAAEEVDGVAWHWYGGEASAQTKVYEAFAGKEVHFTEGSGGEWIPPFEQAFSNVIRTGIEILRNYSKSFVLWNMALDENNGPTVPGFGKSTCRGIVKVNQQTKELTYTLDYYALAHFSALIRPKAVRIDSSSNEASIRSVAFKNTDGSIAVVLFNDGEQTGNVQVNLRNDELLHLQLESKGALSILINPE; encoded by the coding sequence ATGACGAAATTGAAAATGTACAAATCCACGGGAGAAGATGCATTGTTTGTATCCGTCTCCCAGGATCAATTAAAACCGCAGGACTCCGGCAAGGAGACTACAACCATCCTTCTGGATGATCAGCAAACGTATCAGGAAATGGATGGATTTGGGGCTTCTTTTACGGACTCATCTGCCTATCTGATCAACCAGATATTAAGCGAAGAGCAGAGAGCTGAAGTCATGACCCGGTTGTTCCATCCCGAGGAAGGCATTGGATTGTCGGTCATCCGCAATCCGATGGGAGCTTCCGACTATGCCAGAACCGTATACAGCTATAATGATCTGCCAGAAAATCAAACGGACCCGGGATTATCCGGGTTCAGCATTGCACACGATGAAGCGGATGTTATTCCTTTGACTCAAAAGGCTTTGGAGCTGAATCCTGAATTGAAGCTGTTCGCTTCTCCTTGGAGCGCCCCGGGCTGGATGAAAACTAGCGGCTCCATGATTACAGGTCAATTGAAACATGAGTGGTATCCGGCATATGCCGACTATTTTGTGAAATATATTCAAGCCTACGCATCCCATGGATTGCCTATCCATGCAGTAACACCACAGAATGAGGCACTTTATGAACCAGGACATTATCCCGGCATGTTGATGCCAGCTGAAGCCCAAGCAGACTTTATCAAAAATCATCTCAAGCCGGCTTTGGTCCGCAACGACATCCAAACCAAAATCCTCTGTTATGATCACAACTGGGATCGTCCGGATTATCCGCTGACAGTACTTGATGAGGCGGCAGAAGAGGTAGATGGAGTCGCGTGGCACTGGTATGGGGGCGAGGCCTCGGCACAAACTAAGGTGTATGAAGCCTTTGCTGGTAAAGAGGTCCACTTCACTGAAGGATCAGGCGGGGAATGGATTCCTCCATTCGAGCAGGCTTTCTCCAATGTGATCAGAACAGGTATTGAGATTCTTCGCAATTACAGCAAATCTTTTGTGCTCTGGAATATGGCACTGGATGAGAACAACGGTCCTACCGTTCCTGGCTTCGGGAAAAGTACATGCCGCGGCATTGTGAAGGTTAACCAGCAAACAAAAGAGCTTACCTATACACTGGACTATTATGCCCTGGCTCATTTCAGTGCATTGATTCGTCCAAAGGCTGTGCGGATTGACTCTTCCTCCAATGAGGCATCCATCCGTTCGGTTGCCTTCAAAAATACGGATGGTTCGATTGCCGTCGTTCTATTCAATGATGGAGAGCAAACCGGAAATGTGCAGGTGAACCTTCGCAATGATGAGCTTTTACACCTGCAATTGGAATCCAAAGGGGCCTTGTCCATTTTGATCAACCCTGAATAA